One Streptomyces sp. V4I8 genomic window carries:
- a CDS encoding glycoside hydrolase family 20 protein, which translates to MLIVAVVVVTVAAGVSLGLLVGGGDGGSAGSEQRRSAPGVSEAASPPAPEKAPTPSPTRSYPLSKAPRTIPAVTSHTAARGPGWRPAKGERVVVNDAELADEGRLIAGELGLTYAGEKDDVRAGDVRLALNDDEGADPESYSMTVRGGRVTISGPGEAGVFYGTRTLKQEVHDGGTAPEGVVRDEPAKPVRGFMLDIARKHFTADWIEDRVRELGDLKFNQLGLHFSDDQGFRIESASHPEIVSQQHLTKAQVRKIVQLAESRHITVVPEIDSPGHLGAVIAAHPDLQLRNVNGVATRGAVDISKPESAEIVDDLLNEFAGLFPGSQWHLGGDEYQALVVSNPEASYPQLATAAREAYGSGGTVADLATGWLNDRADTVRAHDRTPRAWNDGFFRGTSVQPDKDIQAAYWTGKEIGARVPVEYLREGRKVINYNDEFLYYVLGEPQTFVYPTGERIYEQWTPRVLRGTTAVPATYDDQILGGSFAVWCDLANSQTQEQVAAGIRMPLRATVQKLWDAGEPELSWTEFKALADQLN; encoded by the coding sequence GTGCTGATCGTCGCGGTGGTCGTGGTGACGGTCGCGGCCGGAGTGAGCCTTGGGCTCCTGGTCGGCGGCGGCGACGGCGGGTCGGCCGGATCCGAGCAGCGACGGTCCGCCCCGGGCGTGTCCGAGGCCGCCTCTCCCCCCGCCCCGGAGAAGGCTCCGACTCCGTCACCCACCCGGTCGTATCCACTCTCGAAGGCCCCGCGCACCATCCCGGCCGTCACCTCCCACACCGCCGCCCGGGGCCCCGGCTGGCGCCCCGCGAAGGGGGAGCGGGTCGTCGTGAACGACGCGGAGCTCGCCGACGAGGGGCGGCTCATCGCCGGTGAGCTGGGACTGACGTACGCCGGAGAGAAGGACGACGTGCGGGCCGGGGACGTGCGGCTGGCCCTGAACGACGACGAGGGCGCGGATCCGGAGTCGTACTCCATGACCGTGCGCGGTGGGCGCGTGACCATCAGCGGGCCCGGTGAGGCGGGGGTCTTCTACGGGACCCGGACGCTGAAGCAGGAGGTCCATGACGGGGGTACGGCGCCGGAGGGCGTCGTGCGCGACGAGCCGGCCAAGCCGGTGCGCGGGTTCATGCTCGACATCGCCCGCAAGCACTTCACCGCGGACTGGATCGAGGACCGGGTGCGGGAGCTGGGGGACCTGAAGTTCAACCAGCTGGGTCTGCACTTCTCCGACGACCAGGGCTTCCGTATCGAGTCCGCCTCGCATCCCGAGATCGTGTCCCAGCAGCACCTCACCAAGGCGCAGGTCCGGAAGATCGTCCAGCTGGCCGAGAGCCGGCACATCACCGTCGTGCCCGAGATCGACTCGCCCGGGCATCTGGGGGCCGTCATCGCCGCGCACCCCGATCTCCAGCTGCGCAACGTGAACGGTGTCGCGACGCGGGGCGCCGTCGACATCTCCAAGCCCGAGTCCGCCGAGATCGTCGACGACCTGCTGAACGAGTTCGCCGGGCTCTTCCCGGGGAGCCAGTGGCACCTCGGCGGCGACGAGTACCAGGCGCTCGTCGTCTCGAATCCCGAGGCGTCCTACCCGCAGCTCGCCACCGCCGCCCGGGAGGCCTACGGCTCCGGCGGCACCGTCGCCGACCTCGCCACCGGATGGCTCAACGACCGCGCCGACACCGTCCGCGCCCATGACCGCACCCCGCGCGCGTGGAACGACGGGTTCTTCCGGGGCACCTCCGTCCAGCCGGACAAGGACATCCAGGCGGCGTACTGGACGGGCAAGGAGATCGGCGCGCGGGTGCCGGTGGAGTACCTGAGGGAGGGGCGGAAGGTCATCAACTACAACGACGAGTTCCTCTACTACGTGCTCGGCGAGCCGCAGACCTTCGTCTATCCGACGGGTGAGCGCATCTACGAGCAGTGGACGCCGCGGGTCCTGCGCGGGACGACGGCCGTGCCGGCGACGTACGACGACCAGATCCTGGGCGGTTCCTTCGCGGTGTGGTGCGATCTGGCGAACTCGCAGACGCAGGAGCAGGTCGCGGCCGGGATCCGGATGCCGCTGCGGGCGACGGTGCAGAAGCTGTGGGACGCGGGTGAGCCGGAGTTGTCCTGGACCGAGTTCAAGGCGCTCGCGGACCAGCTGAACTGA
- a CDS encoding DUF1877 family protein yields the protein MSMYFHLRAVPPSALRNSTTWFQRQFEDDWNTVRERIGRHREEVLDRRYGDVELLYSGIPPHHAPDGPRTDVVLGGRPVFHPDPSLPPFLLLTAAQVTGVAGYLKAADFDDLWRRARPKLLRPYAARDAEPEVRGLFSATHRDLTAFYAQTAEYGDAVVKWLVI from the coding sequence ATGAGCATGTACTTCCATCTGCGAGCGGTGCCGCCCTCGGCACTGCGCAACAGCACGACCTGGTTCCAGCGTCAGTTCGAGGACGACTGGAACACCGTGCGGGAGCGGATCGGCCGGCATCGCGAGGAGGTGCTCGACCGGCGGTACGGCGACGTCGAGCTCCTCTACTCCGGCATCCCCCCGCACCACGCACCGGACGGCCCCCGCACGGACGTGGTCCTCGGCGGCCGCCCGGTCTTCCACCCCGACCCGTCCCTGCCACCGTTCCTGCTGCTCACCGCGGCCCAGGTGACCGGGGTGGCCGGGTATCTCAAGGCGGCCGACTTCGACGACCTGTGGCGCCGCGCACGCCCGAAACTGCTGCGGCCGTACGCCGCGAGGGACGCGGAACCCGAGGTGCGCGGCCTCTTCTCGGCGACCCACCGCGACCTGACCGCCTTCTACGCGCAGACGGCCGAGTACGGCGACGCGGTGGTGAAGTGGCTGGTGATCTGA
- a CDS encoding septum formation family protein — protein MSIVRPSRPLRGITAAVALLAIGAAGCSDVSDAVDSAKDGAKKVARQRSVFSLAVGDCYNPNNKGEGEEILVEIVPCAEAHTGQVVADFKIDEGDSYPGDDAITTIADERCPVEAGKFAPDTWALPKGVAVFYYTPTKESWATGDRAVTCTYNKESGNFTGSLKGDTKSLKPAQLTYLTGSNAVYDAFWANQSEAESVEKDLAGYKAQAKAVAAALDAHLKGLKGIEGTEVGKLREQLTKTAAHWKTAANAADADAFYIAYDPAFTGIDPNKAVAARKELGLATTVPADDAEVWAS, from the coding sequence ATGTCGATCGTTCGACCTTCCCGTCCCCTTCGTGGCATAACCGCCGCCGTCGCCCTGCTCGCGATCGGCGCGGCCGGGTGCTCGGATGTCTCGGACGCCGTCGACAGCGCCAAGGACGGCGCGAAGAAGGTGGCCCGCCAGCGGTCGGTGTTCTCGCTGGCCGTCGGGGACTGCTACAACCCCAACAACAAGGGTGAGGGCGAGGAGATCCTCGTCGAGATCGTGCCCTGCGCCGAGGCGCACACCGGTCAGGTCGTCGCCGACTTCAAGATCGACGAAGGCGACTCGTACCCCGGCGACGACGCGATCACGACAATCGCCGACGAGCGATGCCCGGTCGAGGCGGGCAAGTTCGCCCCCGACACCTGGGCGCTGCCCAAGGGCGTCGCCGTCTTCTACTACACCCCGACCAAGGAGAGCTGGGCCACCGGTGACCGCGCCGTGACCTGCACCTACAACAAGGAGTCGGGGAACTTCACGGGCTCGCTGAAGGGCGACACGAAGAGCCTGAAGCCCGCGCAGCTCACGTACCTGACGGGTTCCAACGCCGTCTACGACGCGTTCTGGGCGAACCAGTCCGAGGCGGAGAGCGTCGAGAAGGACCTGGCCGGCTACAAGGCACAGGCCAAGGCCGTCGCGGCCGCCCTCGACGCGCATCTCAAGGGCCTGAAGGGCATCGAGGGCACGGAGGTCGGCAAGCTCCGCGAGCAGCTGACGAAGACGGCCGCGCACTGGAAGACGGCCGCGAACGCCGCCGACGCCGACGCGTTCTACATCGCCTACGACCCGGCCTTCACCGGCATCGACCCGAACAAGGCGGTCGCCGCCCGCAAGGAGCTGGGCCTGGCCACCACCGTCCCGGCCGACGACGCCGAGGTCTGGGCGAGCTGA
- a CDS encoding RNA polymerase sigma factor, translating into MGQGGEPRRVHAHDGELSAAVARAQEGDEAAFAVAYRLVQPGLLGYLRGLVGDDAEDVASDAWLEIARDLGRFKGDGAGFRGWTATIARHRALDHLRRQKVRPRPSALENDVLDLPGPHSTHDQALESMSTERALELVGGLPRDQAEAVLLRVVVGLDGPAAARVLGKRPGAVRTAAYRGLKRLAQQLGGAGVTEDGPRTLGESK; encoded by the coding sequence TTGGGCCAGGGAGGGGAACCCCGCCGCGTGCACGCGCACGACGGGGAGTTGAGCGCGGCCGTCGCGCGGGCTCAGGAAGGTGACGAGGCCGCCTTCGCGGTGGCGTACCGGCTGGTGCAGCCGGGACTGCTCGGGTACCTGCGGGGGCTGGTCGGGGACGACGCGGAGGACGTGGCGTCCGACGCCTGGCTGGAGATCGCCCGCGACCTGGGCCGGTTCAAGGGCGACGGCGCCGGGTTCCGGGGCTGGACCGCGACCATCGCCCGGCACCGGGCGCTGGACCATCTGCGCCGGCAGAAGGTACGGCCCCGGCCGTCGGCCCTGGAGAACGACGTACTGGACCTGCCCGGCCCGCACAGCACGCACGACCAGGCACTGGAGTCGATGTCCACGGAACGCGCCCTGGAGCTGGTCGGCGGGCTGCCCCGGGACCAGGCCGAGGCCGTGCTGCTGCGGGTCGTCGTCGGCCTCGACGGCCCCGCCGCCGCACGCGTCCTCGGCAAGCGCCCGGGCGCGGTGCGGACCGCCGCGTACCGGGGACTGAAGCGCCTCGCCCAGCAGCTGGGCGGCGCAGGTGTGACGGAAGACGGCCCCCGGACGCTGGGGGAATCGAAATGA
- a CDS encoding RNA polymerase sigma factor, producing the protein MLGDDAELTAAVLAAQDGDESAFRTVYRSVHPRLLGYVRTLVGDPDAEDVASEAWLQIARDLERFTGDADRFRGWAARIARNRALDHIRMRGRRPAIGGDETELTGRAAESDTAGEAMEALATDGTLSLIARLPQDQAEAVVLRVVVGLDAKTAAETLGKRPGAVRTAAHRGLKRLAELLGDDPESAGVLDALPPQRGTRDRAVTSASVTQSVTRTQKDV; encoded by the coding sequence GTGCTGGGGGACGACGCGGAGTTGACCGCCGCGGTGCTTGCCGCACAGGACGGGGACGAGAGTGCGTTCCGGACTGTGTACCGCTCCGTGCACCCGCGGCTGCTCGGGTACGTACGGACGCTGGTCGGCGACCCGGACGCCGAGGACGTCGCCTCGGAGGCGTGGCTCCAGATAGCGCGTGACCTGGAGCGCTTCACCGGGGACGCGGACCGCTTCCGCGGCTGGGCCGCCCGCATAGCCCGCAACCGCGCGCTGGACCACATACGCATGCGCGGCCGTCGCCCCGCGATCGGCGGCGACGAGACGGAGCTGACCGGGAGGGCCGCCGAGTCCGACACGGCGGGCGAGGCCATGGAGGCCCTGGCCACCGACGGCACCCTGTCCCTCATCGCGCGGCTCCCGCAGGACCAGGCCGAGGCCGTCGTCCTGCGCGTGGTCGTGGGGCTCGACGCCAAGACCGCCGCGGAGACGCTGGGCAAGCGTCCGGGTGCCGTACGGACCGCCGCGCACCGAGGTCTGAAACGGCTGGCCGAGCTGCTCGGCGACGATCCGGAATCGGCCGGGGTGCTCGACGCCCTGCCTCCCCAGCGAGGAACCCGCGACCGTGCGGTGACGTCTGCGAGTGTGACGCAAAGCGTCACGCGGACGCAGAAGGATGTGTGA
- a CDS encoding L,D-transpeptidase family protein: protein MGRSTVAFATGAALAVLCGCTVQASGDDRHSPVRIELPSGTPSGKSGPTDPADRADPSGPTDDKPGATSAPAAPAVLWSRGDEGRDIRELQARLRQIAWLFDGPTGTYDDLTEQAVRGFQGKRGLPKTGKTDEVTWERLLKMTREPGKWDLYLMGGQPADAPDARCRTGRVLCISKSSRTLRWMIDGRTVLTVPVRFGSQYTPTREGVFSVYWKSRHHVSTLYDSPMPYAMFFSGGQAVHYSSDFAATGYAGASHGCVNIRDERAIAEMFDQVRTGDKVVVHW from the coding sequence ATGGGGAGATCGACTGTCGCATTCGCCACGGGCGCCGCGCTCGCTGTGCTGTGCGGCTGTACGGTGCAGGCGTCGGGGGACGACAGGCACTCGCCGGTGCGCATAGAGCTCCCGAGCGGTACGCCGTCCGGGAAGTCCGGCCCGACCGACCCCGCCGACCGGGCCGACCCGTCCGGCCCGACCGACGACAAGCCGGGCGCGACGTCCGCACCCGCGGCGCCCGCCGTGCTGTGGTCGCGGGGCGACGAGGGCCGTGACATACGTGAGCTCCAGGCCCGGCTGCGGCAGATCGCCTGGCTCTTCGACGGTCCGACCGGGACCTACGACGATCTGACCGAGCAGGCGGTGCGGGGCTTCCAGGGCAAGCGCGGGCTGCCGAAGACGGGGAAGACCGACGAGGTCACCTGGGAGCGGCTGCTGAAGATGACCCGCGAACCCGGCAAGTGGGACCTGTACCTGATGGGCGGCCAGCCGGCCGACGCGCCGGACGCGCGGTGCCGGACCGGCCGGGTGCTGTGCATCAGCAAGTCGAGCCGGACCCTGCGCTGGATGATCGACGGGCGGACGGTCCTGACGGTGCCGGTGCGGTTCGGCTCGCAGTACACACCGACCCGGGAAGGTGTGTTCAGCGTCTACTGGAAGTCCCGGCACCATGTGTCGACGCTCTATGACTCGCCCATGCCCTACGCCATGTTCTTCAGCGGCGGCCAGGCGGTGCACTACTCGTCCGACTTCGCGGCCACGGGCTACGCCGGTGCCTCGCACGGCTGCGTCAACATACGGGACGAGCGGGCGATCGCGGAGATGTTCGACCAGGTGAGGACCGGCGACAAGGTCGTCGTCCACTGGTGA
- a CDS encoding methylmalonyl-CoA mutase → MARESESGLPIEPVYGPDAQHGWDPAEKLGEPGAYPFTRGVYPSMYTGRPWTMRQYAGFGTATESNARYRQLIAHGTAGLSVAFDLPTQMGHDSDAPIAHGEVGKVGVAIDSIDDMRVLFGGIPLDKVSTSMTINAPAALLLLLYQLVAEEQGVSPDRLTGTIQNDVLKEYIARGTYIFPPKPSLRLIADIFKYCKAEIPKWNTISISGYHMAEAGASPAQEIAFTLADGIEYVRTAVAAGMDVDDFAPRLSFFFVARTTILEEVAKFRAARRIWARVMRDEFGARNPKSLMLRFHTQTAGVQLTAQQPEVNLVRVAVQGLAAVLGGTQSLHTNSFDEAIALPTDKSARLALRTQQVLAYETDVTATVDPFAGSYAVEKMTDDVEAAAVELMRKVEDLGGAVSAIEHGFQKNEIEHSAYRIAQETDSGERVVVGVNRFRLDEEEPYEPLRVDPAIEAQQAERLAKLRAERDQAAVDVALDALRKAAEGEDNVLYPMKDALRARATVGEVCNALRGVWGTYVPSDAF, encoded by the coding sequence ATGGCGCGTGAGTCGGAGTCCGGACTGCCCATCGAGCCGGTCTACGGGCCGGACGCGCAGCACGGCTGGGACCCGGCCGAGAAGCTGGGCGAGCCGGGGGCGTACCCCTTCACCCGCGGCGTGTACCCCTCCATGTACACGGGCCGCCCCTGGACGATGCGCCAGTACGCCGGCTTCGGCACGGCGACGGAGTCCAACGCCCGCTACCGGCAGCTGATCGCCCACGGCACGGCGGGCCTGTCGGTCGCCTTCGACCTGCCCACCCAGATGGGCCACGACTCCGACGCGCCGATCGCGCACGGCGAGGTCGGCAAGGTGGGCGTGGCCATCGACTCGATCGACGACATGCGGGTGCTGTTCGGCGGGATCCCGCTGGACAAGGTGTCGACGTCCATGACGATCAACGCGCCGGCCGCGCTGCTGCTCCTGCTCTACCAACTGGTCGCGGAGGAACAGGGGGTCTCGCCGGACCGGCTCACCGGCACGATCCAGAACGACGTGCTGAAGGAGTACATCGCGCGCGGCACGTACATCTTCCCGCCGAAGCCGTCCCTCCGGCTGATCGCCGACATCTTCAAGTACTGCAAGGCCGAGATCCCGAAGTGGAACACGATCTCGATCTCCGGCTACCACATGGCCGAGGCGGGCGCGTCCCCCGCGCAGGAGATCGCCTTCACCCTCGCCGACGGCATCGAGTACGTCCGCACGGCGGTCGCGGCCGGCATGGACGTCGACGACTTCGCGCCCCGCCTCTCCTTCTTCTTCGTCGCCCGTACGACGATCCTGGAGGAGGTCGCCAAGTTCCGCGCCGCCCGCCGCATCTGGGCCCGAGTGATGCGGGACGAGTTCGGTGCGCGGAACCCCAAGTCGCTGATGCTCCGCTTCCACACCCAGACGGCCGGCGTGCAGCTGACGGCCCAGCAGCCGGAGGTGAACCTGGTCCGGGTCGCGGTGCAGGGCCTCGCGGCGGTGCTCGGCGGCACCCAGTCCCTGCACACCAACTCCTTCGACGAGGCGATCGCGCTGCCGACGGACAAGTCGGCCCGGCTGGCCCTGCGGACCCAGCAGGTCCTCGCCTATGAGACGGACGTGACGGCGACCGTGGACCCCTTCGCCGGCTCCTACGCCGTCGAGAAGATGACCGACGACGTCGAGGCGGCGGCGGTCGAGCTGATGCGCAAGGTCGAGGACCTCGGCGGCGCGGTGTCGGCCATCGAACACGGCTTCCAGAAGAACGAGATCGAGCACAGCGCGTACCGGATCGCCCAGGAGACCGACTCCGGCGAACGGGTCGTCGTCGGCGTCAACCGCTTCCGACTGGACGAGGAGGAGCCCTACGAGCCGCTCCGCGTCGACCCCGCCATCGAGGCTCAACAGGCGGAACGGCTCGCGAAGCTGCGGGCGGAGCGGGACCAGGCAGCCGTGGACGTGGCGCTGGACGCGCTGCGGAAGGCGGCCGAGGGGGAGGACAACGTCCTGTACCCGATGAAGGACGCGTTGCGGGCTCGGGCGACTGTGGGTGAGGTGTGCAATGCGCTTCGGGGGGTTTGGGGGACTTATGTGCCGAGCGATGCGTTCTGA
- a CDS encoding FAD-dependent oxidoreductase: MSERTDVLIVGAGPTGLALAVDLARRGVDALVVERAEGLFPGSRGKGIQPRTMEVFDDLGVLDAIRAAGGGYPVGMIWQGGERAGEHQMFDPAEVTEDSPYNGPWMVPQWRTQEILFARLEELGGKVAFGREVVGLTQDEAAVTVAFAAGETVRAQYVVAADGGRSAVRRALGIGMTGETVDPNPILVADVRITGLDRDNWHIFPPRGDGEGFLAVCPLAGTEDFQVVAQFAEGAPVDVSPAGVREVVAARSHLRPEDVTEVRWASDFRARAALADRFGQGRVFLAGDAAHIHSPAGGQGLNTSVQDAYNLGWKLGAVLRDGADAALLDTYEEERRAVAADMLGLSTSVHRGEVRRGEATRQLALGYRESTLTRESRATPGPLRAGDRAPDGTLAGVRLFDAFRGPHWTLVAVGVEAPELSASVSVVRGAAQESYGTGLFLVRPDGYVGWAGDQVTGLMDYLGRVGLR; the protein is encoded by the coding sequence ATGAGCGAACGAACCGACGTCCTGATCGTGGGTGCGGGGCCGACGGGCCTCGCCCTCGCTGTCGACCTGGCCCGGCGCGGGGTGGACGCACTGGTCGTGGAGCGGGCCGAGGGGCTGTTCCCCGGGTCACGCGGCAAGGGAATCCAGCCGCGCACCATGGAGGTCTTCGACGACCTGGGCGTGCTCGACGCGATCCGCGCGGCGGGCGGCGGCTATCCGGTCGGAATGATCTGGCAGGGCGGCGAGCGGGCGGGCGAACACCAGATGTTCGACCCCGCCGAGGTGACGGAGGACTCCCCGTACAACGGACCGTGGATGGTGCCGCAGTGGCGGACACAGGAGATCCTCTTCGCACGGCTGGAGGAGCTCGGCGGGAAGGTCGCCTTCGGCCGGGAGGTCGTCGGCCTCACCCAGGACGAGGCCGCCGTCACGGTCGCCTTCGCGGCCGGTGAGACCGTCCGCGCGCAATACGTCGTCGCCGCCGACGGCGGCCGCTCGGCCGTACGGCGGGCCCTCGGCATCGGCATGACCGGGGAGACCGTCGATCCGAACCCGATCCTGGTGGCGGACGTCAGGATCACGGGGCTGGACCGCGACAACTGGCACATCTTCCCGCCGCGCGGAGACGGCGAGGGCTTCCTGGCCGTCTGCCCGCTCGCGGGGACGGAGGACTTCCAGGTGGTGGCCCAGTTCGCGGAGGGGGCCCCGGTGGACGTCTCCCCGGCAGGCGTACGCGAGGTCGTCGCCGCGCGCTCGCATCTCAGGCCGGAGGACGTGACCGAGGTGCGGTGGGCATCGGACTTCCGGGCGCGGGCGGCGCTCGCGGACCGGTTCGGGCAGGGGCGGGTGTTCCTCGCGGGGGACGCCGCGCACATCCACTCACCGGCCGGCGGCCAGGGGCTCAACACCAGCGTGCAGGACGCCTACAACCTGGGCTGGAAGCTGGGGGCGGTGCTGCGGGACGGTGCGGACGCCGCGCTGCTGGACACGTACGAGGAGGAGCGGCGGGCCGTCGCGGCTGACATGCTGGGGCTGTCGACCAGTGTGCATCGCGGGGAGGTACGGCGGGGCGAGGCGACCCGCCAGCTCGCCCTGGGCTACCGCGAGTCGACGCTCACGCGGGAGTCACGGGCGACCCCGGGCCCTCTGCGAGCGGGCGACCGCGCCCCCGACGGGACCCTGGCAGGCGTACGCCTCTTCGACGCGTTCCGGGGGCCGCACTGGACGCTGGTGGCGGTCGGGGTGGAGGCTCCGGAGCTGTCGGCGTCGGTCAGCGTGGTCCGGGGAGCGGCGCAGGAGTCGTACGGAACGGGCCTGTTCCTGGTACGCCCGGACGGCTATGTGGGCTGGGCCGGGGACCAGGTGACCGGACTCATGGACTACCTGGGCCGGGTCGGGCTTCGCTAG
- a CDS encoding TetR/AcrR family transcriptional regulator, producing the protein MTTERRAPLDRTRVADTALKLLNEVGLDGLTLRAIAKELDVKAPALYWHFKDKQALLDEMATEMYRRMVAGTPLDPADTWQERLLKSNRGLRAALLGYRDGAKVFSGSRFTGIEHAEQMEADLRLFTAAGFALADAVRATSTTYFYTLGFVTEEQGVEPMAGERREGYDVDERARLMADYPLSAQAGAEIFADYDRHFEEGLALVIAGIGARYGVR; encoded by the coding sequence GTGACTACGGAACGCCGAGCGCCCCTCGACCGCACACGCGTCGCGGACACCGCCCTGAAACTCCTGAACGAGGTCGGCCTGGACGGCCTGACCCTGCGCGCCATCGCCAAGGAACTGGACGTCAAGGCGCCCGCCCTCTACTGGCACTTCAAGGACAAACAGGCCCTGCTCGACGAGATGGCGACCGAGATGTACCGCCGGATGGTCGCCGGGACGCCCCTCGACCCCGCGGACACCTGGCAGGAGCGGCTGCTCAAGTCCAACCGGGGCCTGCGCGCGGCCCTTCTCGGCTACCGCGACGGCGCGAAGGTCTTCAGCGGCTCACGCTTCACCGGCATCGAGCACGCCGAGCAGATGGAGGCCGACCTGCGCCTGTTCACGGCCGCCGGCTTCGCCCTCGCCGACGCGGTCCGCGCGACCTCGACGACGTACTTCTACACCCTGGGCTTCGTCACCGAGGAGCAGGGCGTCGAGCCCATGGCCGGGGAACGCCGGGAGGGCTACGACGTGGACGAACGCGCCCGCCTGATGGCCGACTATCCCTTGTCGGCTCAGGCGGGCGCGGAGATCTTCGCTGACTACGACCGGCACTTCGAGGAGGGGCTGGCCCTCGTGATCGCGGGGATCGGGGCGCGGTACGGGGTCAGGTGA
- a CDS encoding glycosyltransferase family 2 protein: MTNRPPTLSVIVPCYNIESYVPETVTSLVNNERDDFEFIFVEDRSTKDKTYEALLTLTKRLRNSRVIRHEQNGGLATARNTGIDASEGRYLTFLDGDDWLAPGYLTDLVDAIERFDVDFVRTDHVQVTGIERTVHRAPEGRRHTPLDPRTSILPVDDTTMVDYPYAWAGVYHRRLLDRGMLRFHDGLKTAEDRPWIWDLHRRAESYAVASLRGVFYRRGVASSLTQIGDVRQLDFFRSFDLVLAELADDPEVGRLRKKALRNYCVVIAHQLLSRGRFERSIAARLKQMAAEALGRMSEDELEEALVGMGEERVYMLRRIRGGMKGVAA; this comes from the coding sequence GTGACCAACCGCCCCCCGACACTGTCCGTGATCGTCCCGTGCTACAACATCGAGTCGTACGTACCGGAGACGGTGACCAGTCTGGTCAACAACGAACGGGACGACTTCGAGTTCATCTTCGTCGAGGACCGGTCCACCAAGGACAAGACGTACGAAGCGCTGCTGACGCTGACGAAGAGACTCAGGAACAGCCGGGTCATACGGCACGAGCAGAACGGCGGACTGGCCACCGCGCGCAACACCGGGATCGACGCCTCGGAAGGCCGCTACCTCACCTTCCTCGACGGCGACGACTGGCTGGCGCCGGGCTATCTCACGGATCTCGTCGACGCCATCGAGCGGTTCGACGTCGACTTCGTACGGACCGACCATGTGCAGGTCACCGGCATCGAGCGGACCGTCCACCGGGCACCCGAGGGCCGCCGCCACACCCCGCTGGACCCGCGCACCTCGATCCTCCCGGTCGACGACACCACCATGGTCGACTACCCGTACGCGTGGGCCGGCGTCTACCACCGCCGCCTCCTCGACCGCGGCATGCTCCGCTTCCACGACGGCCTCAAGACCGCCGAGGACCGCCCCTGGATCTGGGACCTGCACCGCAGGGCCGAGTCCTACGCCGTCGCCAGCCTGCGCGGGGTCTTCTACCGCCGGGGCGTGGCCAGCTCGCTCACCCAGATCGGTGACGTCCGCCAGCTGGACTTCTTCCGCTCCTTCGACCTCGTCCTCGCCGAACTCGCCGACGACCCCGAGGTGGGCAGGCTGCGCAAGAAGGCGTTGCGCAACTACTGCGTCGTCATCGCCCACCAGCTGCTCAGCCGGGGCCGGTTCGAACGCAGCATCGCCGCCAGGCTGAAGCAGATGGCGGCCGAGGCGCTGGGCAGGATGTCGGAGGACGAGCTGGAAGAGGCTCTCGTCGGGATGGGCGAGGAGCGCGTGTACATGCTGCGCCGCATACGGGGTGGCATGAAGGGAGTGGCGGCATGA